A stretch of the Drosophila sulfurigaster albostrigata strain 15112-1811.04 chromosome 2L, ASM2355843v2, whole genome shotgun sequence genome encodes the following:
- the LOC133839969 gene encoding histone H1-like, whose product MSDSAVATSASPVAAPPATPAAEKKVAAKKAASASKVKKPAVPPSHPPTQQMVDASILNLKERGGSSLMAIKKYISATYKCDAQKLAPFIKKYLKSAVASGKLIQAKGKGASGSFKLSASAKKEPKPKAKAASVEKKPKKVTASAAAAKKKTAGTKAKKAAGSAEKKPSKAVATKKTAEKKKAEKAKAKEAKKSGTVKAKPTTAKAAAKSSAAKPKAPKPKTATAKPKPKKAAAAASPKKAAVAAKKPKAKLQLQPRNKRALGH is encoded by the coding sequence atGTCAGACTCCGCAGTTGCAACATCCGCATCTCCTGTGGCTGCCCCGCCAGCGACACCCGCAGCCGAGAAGAAGGTGGCTGCCAAGAAAGCAGCATCTGCATCGAAAGTGAAGAAGCCGGCAGTTCCTCCATCACATCCTCCAACTCAGCAAATGGTGGACGCATCAATCCTGAACCTAAAGGAGCGTGGTGGCTCGTCGCTTATGGCAATCAAGAAGTACATCAGTGCCACATACAAGTGCGACGCCCAGAAATTGGCACCATTCATTAAGAAGTACCTGAAGAGCGCTGTTGCCAGTGGAAAACTTATCCAAGCTAAAGGCAAGGGCGCATCTGGTTCGTTCAAATTGTCTGCATCTGCCAAAAAGGAGCCGAAGCCAAAAGCCAAGGCTGCCTCAGTAGAGAAGAAACCGAAGAAGGTCactgcatcagcagcagcagctaagaaGAAGACTGCCGGCACCAAGGCGAAGAAAGCAGCTGGGTCCGCTGAGAAGAAACCAAGCAAAGCTGTAGCAACCAAGAAGACCGCTGAAAAGAAGAAGGCTGAGAAAGCAAAGGCTAAGGAGGCCAAGAAGAGTGGTACAGTAAAAGCCAAGCCCACAACAGCAAAGGCGGCGGCCAAGTCGAGTGctgcaaagccaaaagcaccAAAGCCCAAGACTGCAACTGCCAAGCCGAAGCCAAAGaaggcagcagcggcagcatcgCCAAAGAAAGCCGCAGTGGCTGCTAAGAAACCCAAGGcaaaactgcagctgcagccaagAAATAAGAGAGCACTAGGACATTGA